TGAAGGCAGCTGGAGATCAACAATCCCCCGGCAGAGCGAGGGATTGGCTACAAGTGAAAAGGTTACAGCACTAAGGTATGGGGACCTCAGCGCAGGCAAAGCGTGCTTACTTTTTCTTATCAGCAGCTTCTTTCAGGATTTCTTTGATGCGCTTATTCGAGACTCGTTTCGCCATAAAATACTCCTTGTAAAAGACAACTTTTCAAAAAATAGACTTTATTTTCAATGGGTTGATGCCCCTTTACTTGAGGGATTTCCGTTGATGCAAATTCAACCAACCCTGATTCACTATACCGACTCAAAAGACGAAAAAAGGGATCTGGCTCAACCTATGATGAATTGGTATTCAATTGGTTGACTGGAATCCACGTAAGATTGTCACTTATTTTCTATAGTGAAGCTGAAATCAGAGGAAGATATGCAGTCTCAGATCAAACTCGAAGGCATGAAACCAGGCCACCTTGAGCAGGTTGCAGCGCTATCTGTCGTTGAATCACAATTGCCTTTTGTTGGCACCATGGAAGAAATTCTGGTGAATGTGGACGATGTGGTGCATCCCGTGGTGATTCAGATGGAAGCGCGCGTTGTCGGTTTCTTTTTGGTGGATACGCAGTACGGACAGCGTTACGATTTTGCGCCGGGGGATGCGTTAGGCCTCAGAGGATTCTTTGTTGATCAGCATTATCAGGGGCAGGGGATTGGCACCCGTGCGGTCGCCGCGCTGAAGACATTTCTTCGGGCAGAATATCCGCACGCACACCAGATTGTCCTGACCGTCAACTGTAAAAATCCGGCGGCGAAAATCTGTTATGAACGCGGTGGATTCATTGATGTCGGCGAGCTGTATCACGGTGGTGCGGCTGGACCGCAGCATGTGATGTCAATGATGTTGGAAACTCAGGAAGAAGAGGCTCGCTGAAAGGCAGGAGAAATCAGCATGAACAGTACAGCTTTTACTATCCGTCCGATGCGGCGGGGCGAAGTGGATATTGCAGTGGCCTGGGCGGCTCTGGAAGGGTGGAATCCTGGGCAGCATGATGCACTTTGCTATGCTGCCGCCGATCCGGGCGGTTTTTTGATTGGCTTGTTGGGCGATGAGCCGATTGCCACCATCTCTGCGGTTCGTTATGACGAGACCTTTGGTTTTATCGGTTACTACATTGTAAAACCGGAATACCGGGGCATGGGGTACGGAATTCAGATCTGGAATGCAGCGTTAGCGTATCTCGAAGGCTGTAATATTGGTTTAGATGGTGTGGTTGAACAGCAGGCAAACTATCAGAAATCCGGGTTTCAACTGGCATACAGCCACCTGCGTTATGAGGGGCGGGGCTATGGTCCGGCTGAGCCTGACGCAGCCATTGTGCCGTTATCAACATTACCTTTTGAAACCTTGGTTGCTTATGAGCACCCCTTCTTTCCTTCGCCTCGTATTGCCTTCTTAAAAGCCTGGACCCGCCAGCCAAACAGTACCGCACTGGGGATTCTGGCGCAGGGTCAGCTGGCAGGATACGGGGTGATTCGCCCGTGTCTGGGTGGCTATAAAATCGGCCCGCTGTATGCAGAGAGTGCTGAACTCGGAGAACGATTATTTCTGGCACTGGCTTCTCAGGCGACAGCAACAGAGGCTGTTTTTCTGGATGTCCCGGCAGTTCATTCAGCCGCAGTCGCTCTGGCCGAGAAATACGGCATGACCGTCTCATTCGGCACGGCCCGCATGTATACCCAGTTCGAACCTGAACTTCCGTTAGACCGCATTTTTGGTGTGACTTCGTTTGAGATTGGATAAGGGATCCCTGCGTTTCAGCACACAGAGCAAGTTTCGTCGCGTTTGATTTTGACGAAGCTTGCGTCTGTCGTGAATTGTACGACCAACCTGCATCCGTCCGATATCGTGCATCACTGTCTGGCCAAAGTCCTCAATCTGCCTCACCTATGAATCTGGCTCATGGATTCATGCAATAAAATCATTTTTATTCATGTATCGACCCAAGTATAACTCATACTCAGTTGTTCACTCGACGTCATTGACCGTAGATCTTTCATGAAGCCACGCGGCGAAAATCAAAAAACGGGAAAGACAGCGGACTGGGAAAATCTAACACATAAAATTGGAAAGCCCGGAAAGTACAAGGAACAGTTTCAGGATTTATCTCAGAACATTGGATGCCAGATTATGCCGAATAAAGATTTTAAATTTACGATAAAGAAAATTATTTTTGATGAGAATTATCATCCGTCAGATAATACCCGTATTACAACGAACTTCGCGAATCTGGCGAGAGGTGATCACCGTCAGGAGAACCTGCGGAACGCTTTAAAAATGATTAATAATCGTTTTAATGCCTTGGCGAATTGGGATAATCCGACCGGTGAACGTTATTCTGTTGAGCTTGAGATTATTTCTGTTGATCTGGATATTGATGCAGATGTTCAGG
The Photobacterium sp. GJ3 DNA segment above includes these coding regions:
- a CDS encoding GNAT family N-acetyltransferase, with product MNSTAFTIRPMRRGEVDIAVAWAALEGWNPGQHDALCYAAADPGGFLIGLLGDEPIATISAVRYDETFGFIGYYIVKPEYRGMGYGIQIWNAALAYLEGCNIGLDGVVEQQANYQKSGFQLAYSHLRYEGRGYGPAEPDAAIVPLSTLPFETLVAYEHPFFPSPRIAFLKAWTRQPNSTALGILAQGQLAGYGVIRPCLGGYKIGPLYAESAELGERLFLALASQATATEAVFLDVPAVHSAAVALAEKYGMTVSFGTARMYTQFEPELPLDRIFGVTSFEIG
- a CDS encoding GNAT family N-acetyltransferase, whose product is MQSQIKLEGMKPGHLEQVAALSVVESQLPFVGTMEEILVNVDDVVHPVVIQMEARVVGFFLVDTQYGQRYDFAPGDALGLRGFFVDQHYQGQGIGTRAVAALKTFLRAEYPHAHQIVLTVNCKNPAAKICYERGGFIDVGELYHGGAAGPQHVMSMMLETQEEEAR